From Polaribacter butkevichii, a single genomic window includes:
- a CDS encoding DUF6933 domain-containing protein, whose translation MTHIFTTKKLEKIIHKKINKDDSFVENKLGNWNANVFFIAKKKCILFVNSKTFFSVVIPRFSVKDINNLDQLFIDNLHEQLLYENIEIDYKVMLSEIGEIKFNPTNNNRKTIGILTYNIEKMNYFKYDYPVFNNLVIREMTEKLNNTPFKQLDWKNSGEKMLSLLKEQSLI comes from the coding sequence ATGACACACATTTTCACAACAAAAAAACTGGAGAAAATAATCCACAAGAAAATAAATAAAGACGATTCTTTTGTTGAAAACAAGCTTGGGAACTGGAATGCAAATGTCTTTTTTATTGCTAAGAAGAAATGCATTCTTTTTGTAAACTCTAAAACTTTTTTTTCGGTTGTAATTCCACGATTTTCAGTAAAAGATATTAATAATCTAGACCAATTATTTATTGATAATTTACATGAGCAATTATTATATGAAAACATAGAAATTGATTACAAGGTTATGCTTTCAGAAATTGGTGAAATAAAATTCAATCCTACTAATAACAACAGAAAAACCATTGGTATTCTTACTTATAATATCGAAAAGATGAATTATTTTAAATATGATTATCCTGTTTTTAATAATCTTGTAATTAGAGAAATGACCGAAAAGCTAAACAACACGCCATTTAAACAATTAGACTGGAAAAACTCTGGTGAAAAAATGCTTTCACTTTTAAAAGAACAAAGCTTAATTTAA
- a CDS encoding (Fe-S)-binding protein, with protein MKKTKVGLFIPCYINQLYPQVAIATLELLEKLNVDVYYPQGQTCCGQPLGNSGYEEDSKGACNLFVENFKEYDYIVGPSGSCIYHVKHHFDILEQTPEVIKVRNNAYELCEFLVKILGVTDLGASFPHKVGLHKSCHGLRGLKLGSCSEVMGPHFSTEEDLLNNVKGLELMSLNRKDECCGFGGTFSVFEEAISVKMGKDRIQDHLDSDVEVITGADHSCLMHLEGLINRNKQPLKVMHIAEILNSSL; from the coding sequence ATGAAAAAAACAAAAGTAGGTTTATTTATACCCTGTTATATTAACCAATTATACCCTCAGGTTGCTATTGCAACTTTAGAGTTATTAGAAAAATTAAATGTAGATGTTTATTATCCACAAGGACAAACTTGTTGCGGACAACCGCTGGGAAATTCTGGATATGAAGAAGATTCTAAAGGAGCCTGCAATCTTTTTGTAGAAAACTTTAAAGAATATGATTATATCGTTGGGCCATCCGGAAGTTGTATTTATCATGTAAAACATCACTTTGATATTTTAGAACAAACGCCTGAAGTTATTAAAGTAAGAAATAATGCTTATGAACTTTGTGAATTCCTTGTAAAAATTCTTGGTGTCACAGATTTAGGCGCTTCTTTTCCACACAAAGTTGGTCTACACAAAAGTTGCCATGGTTTACGAGGTTTAAAACTAGGCTCATGTTCTGAAGTGATGGGACCACATTTTTCTACAGAAGAAGATTTATTAAACAATGTTAAAGGACTAGAATTAATGTCTTTAAACAGAAAAGATGAATGTTGCGGTTTTGGAGGAACATTTTCTGTTTTTGAAGAAGCAATATCTGTAAAAATGGGAAAAGACAGAATTCAAGATCATTTAGATAGTGATGTAGAAGTAATAACCGGAGCAGATCATTCTTGTTTAATGCATCTAGAAGGCTTAATCAATAGAAACAAACAACCTTTAAAGGTTATGCATATTGCAGAAATATTAAATAGTAGTTTATAA
- the aldA gene encoding aldehyde dehydrogenase codes for MKHYKQYINGQFVDSKATSVIEILNPCTEEVISTISSGTVEDANNALEAAQIAQPAWEALPAIQRAQFLHKMADVIRENRVFLAETLSKEQAKVIGLAQVEIDVTADYFDYNAGWARRIEGEIIQSDRAKEHIYLHKVPIGVAVGICPWNFPFFVMARKVAASLITGNTCVIKPSSEAPNTIMEFADFIQKINLPNGVLNFVCGAGRTVGNALSKSPITGIISLTGSVGAGQKIMTAAAENITKVSLELGGKAPAIVCADANMELALNSIVSSKVIFSGQVCNCAERVYVEDSIYDEFVEKLTKKMSEVVVGDALTGTDADMSSLVSKSQLDKISEMVEFAKKEGAEVLTGGNRPDKFDRGYFYNPTLLTNVTQQMEIIQEEVFGPVLPVMKFGSLDEAIALSNDCQYGLTSSIFSENYNNIMQATNNLHFGETYVNREHFEAIQGFHAGWKKSGVGGADGKHGMEEYLHTRVVYAKYY; via the coding sequence ATGAAACATTATAAGCAATATATCAACGGTCAGTTTGTAGACTCTAAAGCAACCTCAGTAATAGAAATACTAAATCCTTGTACAGAAGAAGTTATTAGTACTATTTCTTCTGGTACAGTAGAGGATGCAAATAATGCGTTAGAAGCTGCTCAAATAGCACAACCTGCTTGGGAAGCTCTACCTGCAATACAGCGTGCTCAGTTTTTACATAAAATGGCAGATGTTATTAGAGAAAACCGTGTTTTTTTAGCAGAAACACTATCTAAAGAACAAGCAAAAGTAATTGGTTTAGCGCAAGTAGAAATTGATGTAACTGCAGATTATTTTGATTACAACGCAGGTTGGGCTCGTAGAATTGAGGGAGAAATTATTCAAAGTGATCGTGCAAAAGAACATATTTATTTACACAAAGTTCCAATTGGGGTTGCTGTAGGTATTTGTCCTTGGAATTTTCCGTTTTTTGTAATGGCTCGTAAAGTGGCAGCTTCTTTAATAACAGGTAATACCTGTGTTATTAAACCAAGTTCTGAAGCACCAAATACAATTATGGAGTTTGCAGATTTTATTCAAAAAATAAATTTGCCTAATGGTGTTTTAAATTTTGTTTGTGGAGCAGGAAGAACTGTAGGTAACGCGTTATCTAAAAGTCCTATTACAGGAATTATTAGTTTAACCGGAAGTGTAGGAGCTGGTCAGAAAATTATGACTGCAGCAGCAGAAAACATTACTAAAGTTTCTTTAGAATTAGGAGGTAAAGCACCTGCAATTGTTTGTGCAGATGCTAATATGGAACTTGCTTTAAATTCAATTGTATCTTCTAAAGTAATATTTAGTGGACAAGTTTGTAATTGTGCAGAAAGAGTTTATGTAGAAGACAGTATTTATGATGAGTTTGTAGAGAAATTAACTAAAAAAATGAGCGAAGTAGTTGTTGGAGATGCTTTAACAGGTACGGATGCTGATATGAGTAGTTTAGTTTCTAAATCTCAATTAGATAAGATTTCTGAAATGGTTGAGTTTGCCAAAAAAGAAGGGGCAGAGGTATTAACCGGTGGAAACAGACCTGATAAATTTGATAGAGGTTATTTTTATAACCCAACACTTTTAACAAATGTTACTCAACAAATGGAAATTATTCAAGAAGAGGTTTTTGGACCTGTTTTACCAGTAATGAAATTTGGTTCTTTAGATGAAGCAATTGCATTATCTAATGATTGTCAATATGGATTAACATCTTCTATATTTTCTGAAAACTATAACAATATTATGCAAGCTACTAATAATTTACATTTTGGTGAAACATATGTAAATAGAGAACATTTTGAAGCAATTCAAGGTTTTCATGCTGGATGGAAAAAATCTGGAGTAGGAGGAGCAGATGGTAAACATGGTATGGAAGAATATCTTCATACTCGTGTTGTATATGCAAAATACTACTAG
- a CDS encoding purine-cytosine permease family protein — MTQYHQEEDILTEEVGGEFERTPVPKSKLKNWKSFIGMYAGEHAAGTEFMIGPLFLTAGVSAFDLIVGLLFGNILAVLSWRYLTAEIAVKNRLTLYYQLEKICGKKLVTGYNLANGILFCFLAGSMITVSATAVGIPFDMPMPKLDDTLPNGMTWIIIVIIIGAVISIIAARGYDTVTKAANWMSPIIVIAFIACGVVALSQLGVSSFSDFWNIWGEGAEPFPGQTKFTFWHVVIWSWFANGAMHVGMSDLSVFRFAKEAKAGWATAAGMYVGHYMAWIAAALLYAVYVKSPEALSFLNNGQAPPVAPGPMAYNAIGVLGIIAVVLAGWTTANPTIYRAGLAFQAILPKLSTAKVTILAGAIATIAGLFPAFAMKLLGFVALYGFILAPFGAIIAFEHFFHEKWGITKNYAEVAGLQINKAVLFAWAISFGLFYFISIKFDVFLSFVTLPSWLLCGFLFMVFSKYYQKKTNKK; from the coding sequence ATGACACAATATCACCAAGAAGAAGACATTTTAACAGAAGAGGTTGGAGGGGAATTTGAAAGAACCCCTGTACCAAAATCTAAACTAAAAAATTGGAAAAGTTTTATAGGAATGTATGCCGGAGAACATGCTGCGGGTACAGAGTTTATGATTGGACCATTATTTTTAACGGCCGGTGTTAGTGCTTTCGATTTGATTGTTGGCTTGTTATTTGGAAATATTTTAGCGGTATTAAGTTGGAGGTATTTAACAGCAGAAATTGCAGTAAAAAATAGACTAACTTTATATTATCAACTAGAAAAAATTTGTGGAAAAAAATTAGTAACGGGATATAATTTAGCAAACGGAATTTTATTTTGTTTTTTAGCAGGATCTATGATAACTGTATCTGCAACAGCAGTTGGTATTCCTTTTGATATGCCCATGCCAAAGCTAGACGATACATTACCTAATGGAATGACATGGATTATTATAGTAATTATAATTGGTGCAGTTATTTCTATAATTGCAGCAAGAGGTTATGATACGGTTACAAAAGCAGCCAATTGGATGTCTCCTATTATAGTAATTGCATTTATAGCTTGTGGTGTTGTTGCTTTGAGTCAATTAGGAGTATCTAGTTTTTCTGATTTTTGGAATATTTGGGGAGAAGGAGCAGAACCATTTCCTGGGCAAACTAAATTTACATTTTGGCATGTAGTTATTTGGTCTTGGTTTGCAAATGGAGCAATGCATGTTGGTATGTCTGATTTATCTGTATTTAGATTTGCTAAAGAAGCTAAAGCTGGTTGGGCAACTGCGGCAGGTATGTATGTGGGGCATTATATGGCATGGATAGCTGCAGCCTTACTTTATGCAGTATATGTAAAATCTCCTGAAGCATTATCTTTTTTAAATAACGGACAAGCTCCTCCTGTAGCTCCTGGACCTATGGCTTATAATGCTATTGGAGTTTTAGGTATTATTGCTGTGGTATTGGCAGGTTGGACTACCGCAAACCCAACAATTTATAGAGCAGGATTAGCTTTTCAGGCAATATTGCCTAAGCTATCTACAGCTAAAGTAACAATCTTAGCAGGAGCTATTGCAACAATTGCAGGTTTATTCCCTGCATTTGCAATGAAATTATTAGGATTTGTTGCTTTATACGGGTTTATATTAGCGCCATTTGGTGCCATTATTGCTTTTGAGCATTTCTTCCATGAAAAATGGGGAATTACAAAAAATTATGCAGAAGTTGCAGGTTTACAAATAAACAAAGCAGTGCTTTTTGCATGGGCAATTAGTTTTGGGTTATTTTACTTTATTTCTATAAAATTTGATGTTTTCTTATCTTTTGTAACATTACCATCTTGGTTGTTATGTGGATTTTTATTTATGGTATTTAGTAAATATTATCAAAAAAAAACAAATAAAAAATAA
- the cobN gene encoding cobaltochelatase subunit CobN, whose amino-acid sequence MHLISTIPGGWNPNDEGVFYIDQSPGDIIFLSSADSDLFMMNNAYKLIYNSVENPPSFRFANLSYFKQELTIDTYIDEVISSAKIVVLKLLGGKGYYNYLCEALTECCEENDIQLVFLPGDNKPDLELMQSSNIPLKEVDLIWKYIQSGGLENCQAALQLISNRITDIKVTPNAIKTIPDLFLYHPDEGIYNASTLQQEKKQAIIFGYRSYYLSNNLAPVHSIINALKVQGISAIALMAAGYREQDIQQQIFDLLKSHHIEKPQVIINTTGFSVQGFHDTTQSLFDVFNVPVIQAIIGSCNRESWLEGSFGLPPTDIAMNIALPEVDGKIISKVISFKESIEKDILTDSEVVSYVPNMEGCEFVAQMAKAWINLQYKNNSAKKVALVLPNYPNKNSRLANGVGLDTPQSTLQILAQLADENYSLATDYPKTTKELINKLTNAVTNDLETINTLNERRTIKLDIGIFYKYYNQLSDELREKVEAQWGNPEKSPNYKDGNFLIPGFLSENVLISIQPSRGYNLDLQASYHSPDLPPTPAYLAYYIWLQHDFKADALVHIGKHGNLEWLPGKSVALSKETCFPAAILGPIPHFYPFIINDPGEGTQAKRRNQAIILDHLIPPMTRAENYGDLLKLELLIDEFYESALVDKKRATLIKTKIEKLVNESHLKSDLNEDGKDIDALLEVIDGYLCELKESQIRGGLHILGRMPTDEKLVDLIVALHRLPQGNLKGITQSLADDLQLDFDPINVVYSDAFDKEIFGIHCRTFGQAVELLENKAKNIVHQLLNGNPIHKIGDDTSQIIKYILQHTVPVLQKTSNEIGNLIKGLNGQYIPAGGSGAPTRGRLDILPTGRNFYSVDVRTVPSETAYQLGQKSAQNIIDRYLQENGEYPTSIGLSVWGTSTMRTSGDDIAQALALIGVKPVWQGSNRRVKDFKVLSTLELRRPRVDVMLRISGFFRDAFPDLISLFNAAIEKVSQLDETDEQNPIKKRVEEETKQWQQEGLDDKQANERALYRVFGSKPGAYGAGLQGLIDGKNWTTSDDLAQAYINWSGYAYSGKNNSGKSAHETFKKRLSSIEVVMQNQDNREHDILDSDDYYQFQGGMTAAVNTIKGSQPETYFGDHSRPDNPKIKSLKEELLKVFRSRVVNPKWMQGMRDHGYKGAFEMAATMDYLFAYDATTNLIEDFMYEQITETYLLDEENKAFIEEHNPWALKDMSERMLEAIQRGMWENPSEETIEELKDIYKNSDALTE is encoded by the coding sequence GTGCATTTAATTTCTACCATACCAGGCGGCTGGAACCCAAATGATGAGGGTGTTTTTTACATCGATCAATCTCCAGGAGATATTATTTTTTTATCTTCTGCAGATTCTGATTTATTTATGATGAATAATGCCTACAAATTAATTTATAATTCTGTAGAAAACCCGCCTTCTTTTCGTTTTGCCAACCTTAGTTACTTTAAACAAGAATTAACTATAGATACCTATATTGATGAAGTGATTTCTTCGGCTAAAATTGTGGTGCTAAAACTTTTGGGAGGAAAAGGGTATTACAATTACTTATGTGAAGCACTCACTGAATGTTGTGAAGAAAACGATATTCAGTTAGTGTTTTTACCAGGTGATAATAAACCCGATTTAGAGTTGATGCAATCTTCTAACATCCCGTTAAAAGAGGTAGATTTAATTTGGAAATACATTCAGTCTGGAGGACTTGAAAATTGCCAAGCCGCTTTGCAATTAATTAGCAATAGAATTACAGATATAAAGGTAACTCCGAATGCTATTAAAACCATTCCTGATTTATTTTTGTATCACCCTGATGAAGGAATTTACAATGCATCAACCTTACAACAAGAAAAAAAACAAGCTATTATTTTCGGTTATAGAAGTTATTATTTATCTAATAATTTAGCTCCAGTACATAGTATTATTAACGCCTTAAAAGTACAAGGTATCTCTGCTATTGCCTTAATGGCTGCTGGATATCGTGAACAAGATATTCAACAACAAATTTTCGATTTATTAAAATCACATCACATAGAAAAACCGCAAGTAATTATAAATACAACTGGTTTTAGTGTGCAAGGCTTTCATGATACAACACAAAGTTTATTTGATGTATTTAATGTGCCTGTTATACAAGCCATCATTGGAAGCTGTAATCGTGAAAGTTGGTTAGAAGGTTCTTTCGGATTACCGCCTACGGATATTGCAATGAATATTGCCTTACCTGAAGTTGATGGTAAAATTATATCGAAAGTAATATCCTTTAAAGAATCTATAGAAAAAGATATTTTAACAGATTCTGAAGTAGTTTCTTATGTTCCTAATATGGAAGGTTGTGAATTTGTTGCACAAATGGCGAAAGCTTGGATAAACTTGCAGTACAAAAATAATTCAGCAAAGAAAGTCGCTTTAGTTTTGCCTAATTATCCGAATAAAAATAGTCGTTTAGCAAATGGTGTTGGTTTAGATACGCCGCAAAGCACCTTGCAAATACTAGCACAATTGGCAGATGAGAATTATAGCTTAGCAACTGATTATCCAAAAACCACTAAGGAACTAATCAATAAATTAACCAATGCTGTTACGAATGATTTAGAAACGATAAACACTTTAAATGAAAGACGTACCATTAAATTAGATATTGGAATATTTTATAAATACTATAATCAATTATCGGACGAACTTCGTGAGAAAGTAGAAGCGCAATGGGGAAATCCTGAAAAATCACCTAATTACAAAGACGGAAATTTTTTAATTCCAGGATTCCTTTCTGAAAATGTATTGATAAGTATTCAACCAAGTAGAGGTTATAATTTAGATTTACAAGCCAGTTATCATTCGCCCGACTTGCCTCCTACTCCAGCCTATTTAGCGTATTATATTTGGTTACAACACGATTTTAAAGCAGATGCTTTAGTACATATTGGTAAACATGGAAATTTAGAATGGTTGCCTGGAAAAAGTGTAGCGCTAAGTAAAGAAACATGTTTTCCTGCGGCTATTTTAGGCCCCATTCCTCATTTTTATCCTTTTATTATTAATGACCCAGGAGAAGGAACACAGGCTAAAAGAAGAAACCAAGCAATTATATTAGATCACTTGATTCCTCCAATGACACGTGCTGAAAATTATGGGGATCTTTTAAAGTTAGAATTATTAATTGATGAGTTTTATGAGTCTGCTTTAGTCGATAAAAAAAGAGCTACTTTAATTAAAACTAAAATTGAAAAGTTGGTTAACGAAAGTCATCTTAAATCTGATTTAAACGAAGATGGAAAAGATATTGATGCTTTATTAGAAGTTATAGATGGGTATTTATGTGAGCTAAAAGAATCTCAAATTAGAGGTGGTTTACATATTTTAGGAAGAATGCCTACCGATGAAAAATTAGTAGATTTAATTGTTGCTCTACATCGTTTACCGCAAGGAAATTTAAAAGGTATTACACAATCTTTAGCGGATGATTTACAACTCGACTTCGATCCTATAAATGTGGTTTATTCTGATGCTTTTGATAAAGAAATATTCGGCATTCATTGTAGAACTTTTGGACAAGCAGTTGAACTTTTAGAAAACAAAGCGAAAAATATCGTTCATCAATTGTTAAATGGAAATCCTATTCATAAAATTGGTGATGATACTTCACAAATTATAAAATACATACTACAACACACCGTACCTGTTTTGCAAAAAACTTCTAACGAAATTGGTAATTTAATTAAAGGTTTAAACGGACAATATATTCCCGCTGGTGGCTCTGGTGCGCCAACAAGAGGTCGCTTAGATATTTTACCTACAGGACGAAATTTTTATTCTGTGGATGTGCGCACGGTTCCGTCTGAAACGGCTTATCAATTAGGTCAAAAAAGTGCGCAAAATATAATTGACCGTTACCTGCAAGAAAACGGAGAATACCCAACTTCTATTGGTTTATCTGTATGGGGAACTTCTACAATGCGAACTAGTGGAGACGATATTGCACAAGCCTTGGCTTTAATTGGTGTAAAACCCGTTTGGCAAGGAAGTAACCGTAGAGTGAAAGATTTTAAAGTACTTTCTACCTTAGAACTTAGAAGACCAAGAGTCGATGTCATGTTACGAATTTCTGGATTTTTTAGAGATGCTTTTCCCGATTTAATTTCGCTGTTTAATGCCGCTATTGAAAAAGTATCTCAATTAGATGAAACAGATGAGCAGAACCCTATAAAAAAACGTGTAGAAGAAGAAACAAAGCAATGGCAACAAGAAGGTTTAGATGATAAACAAGCCAATGAAAGAGCTTTGTACAGAGTTTTTGGTTCGAAACCTGGTGCTTATGGCGCTGGATTACAAGGTTTAATTGATGGTAAAAACTGGACTACTTCCGATGATTTAGCACAAGCTTATATCAACTGGAGTGGTTATGCTTATTCTGGTAAAAACAACAGCGGTAAATCTGCACATGAAACCTTTAAAAAACGATTATCATCAATTGAAGTTGTAATGCAAAACCAAGATAATAGAGAGCATGATATTTTAGATTCTGATGATTATTACCAGTTTCAAGGAGGAATGACAGCAGCTGTGAATACCATAAAAGGTTCACAACCTGAAACGTATTTTGGAGATCACTCTCGCCCCGATAATCCGAAAATTAAATCTTTAAAAGAGGAATTATTAAAAGTATTTCGCTCGAGAGTTGTCAATCCGAAATGGATGCAAGGGATGCGAGATCACGGTTATAAAGGTGCTTTTGAAATGGCCGCTACAATGGATTATCTTTTTGCGTATGATGCTACTACCAATTTAATAGAAGATTTTATGTACGAACAAATTACCGAAACTTATTTGTTAGATGAAGAAAATAAAGCATTTATAGAAGAACATAATCCTTGGGCTTTAAAAGATATGTCGGAACGAATGTTAGAAGCGATTCAAAGAGGAATGTGGGAAAATCCATCCGAAGAAACTATTGAAGAATTAAAAGATATTTATAAAAATTCGGATGCTTTAACAGAGTAA
- a CDS encoding LutB/LldF family L-lactate oxidation iron-sulfur protein: MKHSEKAEIFNKDEAKVNWHDKALWYVREKRDNSAHKVQGWEYLRELGSGIKANVLSNLDEYLIQFESNAKKNGIHVHWASNAEEHNEIVNSILVKHDAKKVVKSKSMLTEECHLNPYLEKKGIEVIDTDLGERIVQLAKEPPSHIVLPAIHKTKEEVDVLFQEHLGTKPSQGNPEYLVSEARKHLRNKFLKADVAITGVNFAVADTGGVVVCTNEGNADMGVHLAKAHIACMGIEKIIPQEKHLGVFLRLLARSATGQPITTYSSHFNKAEEGKEMHIIIVDNGRTEQLSREDFRASLHCIRCGACMNTCPIYRRSGGHSYDYTIPGPIGSILSPGKDLKKHSSLPFASTLCGSCSNVCPVKINIHEQLYKWRQVIVKEEKQPVIKKAVLKTAGVVLSKPGLYDFAGKSARFALKNFPKFMIYNKLNAWGKARDLPEVKNDNFDEWFKKRNKDG; encoded by the coding sequence ATGAAGCACTCAGAAAAAGCAGAAATATTTAATAAAGATGAAGCGAAAGTAAACTGGCATGATAAGGCACTTTGGTATGTTAGAGAAAAAAGAGATAACTCTGCACATAAAGTACAAGGTTGGGAATATTTAAGAGAATTAGGTTCTGGCATTAAAGCTAATGTTTTATCTAATTTAGATGAATATTTAATTCAGTTTGAATCGAACGCTAAAAAAAATGGTATACATGTTCATTGGGCTTCAAATGCAGAAGAACATAATGAAATTGTAAACAGTATTCTTGTTAAACATGATGCTAAAAAAGTAGTAAAAAGTAAATCGATGCTTACAGAAGAGTGCCATTTAAATCCTTATTTGGAAAAAAAAGGCATTGAAGTTATAGATACCGATTTAGGTGAACGTATTGTACAATTAGCAAAAGAACCGCCAAGTCATATTGTGCTTCCTGCAATTCATAAAACAAAAGAAGAAGTAGATGTATTGTTTCAAGAACATTTAGGTACAAAACCAAGTCAAGGAAACCCAGAATATTTAGTAAGTGAAGCACGTAAACATCTTAGAAATAAGTTTTTAAAAGCAGATGTTGCTATTACGGGAGTTAATTTTGCTGTTGCAGATACTGGTGGGGTTGTTGTTTGTACAAATGAAGGAAACGCAGATATGGGTGTTCATTTAGCAAAAGCACATATTGCTTGTATGGGAATAGAAAAAATTATTCCGCAAGAAAAACACTTAGGTGTTTTCTTAAGATTACTTGCAAGAAGTGCTACAGGACAGCCAATTACTACCTATTCTTCTCATTTTAATAAAGCAGAAGAAGGAAAAGAAATGCACATTATTATTGTAGATAATGGTAGAACAGAACAATTAAGTAGAGAAGATTTTAGAGCTTCTTTACATTGTATACGTTGTGGTGCATGCATGAATACCTGCCCTATTTACAGAAGAAGTGGTGGGCATAGTTATGATTACACCATACCCGGACCAATTGGTTCTATTTTATCTCCTGGAAAGGATTTAAAAAAACACAGTTCATTGCCATTTGCATCTACCTTATGTGGCTCTTGTTCTAACGTTTGTCCGGTAAAAATTAATATTCACGAACAACTTTATAAGTGGAGACAAGTAATTGTTAAAGAAGAAAAACAACCAGTTATAAAGAAAGCTGTTTTAAAAACTGCTGGAGTTGTATTATCTAAACCTGGCTTGTACGATTTTGCAGGTAAATCTGCTAGATTTGCTTTAAAAAACTTCCCAAAGTTTATGATTTATAATAAACTAAATGCTTGGGGTAAAGCAAGGGATTTACCAGAAGTAAAGAACGATAATTTTGATGAATGGTTTAAAAAAAGAAATAAAGATGGGTAG
- a CDS encoding LUD domain-containing protein produces MNGLKKEIKMGREAILESIKKNKPELLTVPEIKKEIFAEDINVKEVFKDNIVLVGGRIKEINIETIDAEIKESYAKAKRIVSTSSKTTLGTVSVSKDTDPHTLEDIDLAIVEGELGVSENGAIWVTADTSIVRALPFITNDLVIILDKEKICLHMLEAYDIISNRDRNFGVFISGPSKTADIEQCLVVGAHGAMSLTVFLV; encoded by the coding sequence ATGAATGGTTTAAAAAAAGAAATAAAGATGGGTAGAGAAGCTATTTTAGAATCGATAAAGAAAAACAAACCAGAACTACTTACAGTTCCTGAAATTAAAAAAGAAATTTTTGCAGAAGATATAAATGTAAAAGAAGTATTTAAAGATAATATTGTTTTAGTTGGTGGAAGAATAAAAGAAATTAATATAGAAACTATTGATGCTGAAATAAAAGAATCCTACGCAAAAGCAAAACGTATAGTTTCTACATCTTCTAAAACTACATTAGGTACTGTTTCTGTGTCTAAAGATACAGATCCTCATACTTTAGAAGATATTGATCTTGCTATTGTAGAAGGAGAATTAGGTGTTTCTGAAAATGGTGCTATTTGGGTTACAGCAGATACTAGCATTGTTAGAGCTTTACCTTTTATAACTAACGACCTAGTTATAATACTTGATAAAGAAAAAATTTGTTTACACATGTTAGAAGCATACGACATAATCAGTAACAGAGACCGTAACTTTGGGGTTTTTATTTCTGGTCCATCAAAAACTGCAGACATAGAGCAATGTTTGGTTGTTGGTGCTCATGGAGCCATGAGTTTAACCGTCTTTTTAGTTTAA